The DNA region CTTTCAATACGGCTTCTTTCCCCGTCCAATAGTCAAAAAAAGCCGTCTTTTGTGCCGCACCGGATAGTTTCTGGAGTGCTTGCTGTTCTGAGGTTGAAAAAAAACGTTGAGCAATTTCAACCATATCGGTCATGGCTCGCTGGTATTCCACATCAATACCTACGGGACAATTTACAGCGATCGCATAAACGACCAGATCCTGGGAGTGTGCCAGATTAAACTGCACATTCGGCCAGCCCGGACTGCGAGACAGCACTGGTTTACCGTGAGCTTCGTAATCAAATTTCAGAGTCGCTGGATCAGTTTGCAGATAACGTCCCAACAATGACCGTAACAGGCCACGACTGATTAGCGATCGCTGTTGATGCTGCACAAATCGGAAGCGCTCGACCCTGGCTTGCTCATCCGGTGATAAGGATTGGGCGAGTTGTTGGGCGATCGCAGGTGGCTGAATTAAACTTGCTCGCCAGACATGAACGGTTCCTGCTGGTGGCAGAGTTGCGATCGATCCAGGTTGCCAAACTACTGAGCGTTCCTGCTCCACCAATTCTCCTGACGTTGATGTGTGTACATGGTAGCTCCGATGCGGAGAGGGAGGCTAGCCTGGATTATTCACGAGGGGTCAAGCTAGAGACAAAAAAAGAGCCTGAAACGGTTTAGAATCAGGCTCTCTAGAAAATTAATCGTCTCTATTGTGTCATGACACAGTGTCAAGCGGAACTGGTTTACGATTTTGATAGTCCTCGCCCGTTGGTGGTGCAGTTTTCAGATCTGGAATTGAGTTCGGATGCGGGGATTCTCCTAGCGCGACAAGCCGAGGAGCACGTGCAGATTTGCCAGCGCCTAGCGGACTGTATCGAGGAGTGGCGGGACCCGAACAAGATCACCCACCGCTTGCATCAACTGGTCAGTCAACGGGTGTACCAGTTGGTGGGAGGCTACGAAGATGCCAACGACAGCACCCACCTGCGGCATGACCCGATTTACAAACTCGCCTGTGGCCGCCTGCCCGTCGCGGGGGCACAAGCGCTGGCCAGCCAACCGACCATCACTCGTTTGGAGAACCACGTCACGCAGCGCGACGTGAGCCAGATGCGGCGGGCATTTGTGGACGGGTTTATTGCCCAGTACCAAGAGCCTCCAGA from Leptodesmis sichuanensis A121 includes:
- a CDS encoding 4'-phosphopantetheinyl transferase family protein; translated protein: MEQERSVVWQPGSIATLPPAGTVHVWRASLIQPPAIAQQLAQSLSPDEQARVERFRFVQHQQRSLISRGLLRSLLGRYLQTDPATLKFDYEAHGKPVLSRSPGWPNVQFNLAHSQDLVVYAIAVNCPVGIDVEYQRAMTDMVEIAQRFFSTSEQQALQKLSGAAQKTAFFDYWTGKEAVLKATGQGLAGLSSVEIVLPGCTLYLQGDLAQRYPVSSWKIRLFEPEENYSGAIAIPWPAAEFLFFDW